The genomic region GGAGAATAAATACCGTTGTTTCTCATCTCTATATGCAACGTATCCTGTTGTTTTATAGGAATGGAATACGTCTGCATAATTTCTTCGTCGAACGCACGGCTTGTCGCTTCCTTTATTCCAATCACTGCCAATCCTATAACTGATAAAATCCATAAGCCTAATAAAACCAGCTTAGCGGTTGTCCCAATTGATTTAAGATTTTTAACGAGTATTTTTAGTCCCAGTACAAAAAGAAAGAATAGGGGCACTCCTATAGCAAAAAATGAAAATATGGCTCCAATCCAAACAGAGGTACCAGAGATATGCATCATTAAATAATCATTCCATGGCGCATCGATGATTCCAAAGGTTCCAAAGGTGAACAGACTTATAAATAATCCAATTAAACCACTTCCTGCTGTTAACAGGATAACTATACCTACAAAGGCTACAATTATGCGTAAGATTACATTAACGATTCTGCCAAAAGCACTGGCCGCAGATCCTGCACCAGCTTTAGCACGATTGCCATATTTTTGATAATCTACATTTTTTACTTTTTCTGAAACATTATCGAAACCTTCTCTTATTTTTTTTTCGATATTCGAGATGGTCACTTCTTCACCGCGCATCGATAGTTTCTCGGCAGTTGTTTTTGCCTCGGGAGTAAAAATCCAGAAAGCAATATAGATCAACAAAAAGATCCCACTTGAAGCTAGAGTTAATACGACCCATAGTAACCTCACCCAAATAGCATCGATCTCTAAATAATGACCTAAACCACTACTTACACCACCAACATACGAATTTTCTGTATCGCGATATAAGCGCTTAATAGATGCTTTTTTAGCTTTTTTAGTTGAAGCAGCTTCAGGCTCGTCTTCAAAGATATCTTCATCTACCATATAATCCTCAGGTTGGCCCATAATGGCAATGACTTCATCGACATCTTTCATGCTGATTACCTGACTTTTATCAGCTCTTTTTTCCGAAAAAAGCTCAGCAATACGCGCTTCGATATCCAGTATAATTTCGTCACGGCCCTGTTTATCGGTAAATGAACGTTTTATGGCATCCAGGTAGTGCTGTAATTTTTTATAGGCATCCTCGTCTATATGAAAGAACATGCCCGCAAGATTTATATTTATTGTCTTATTCATGATTTTTCTTTTTTTGAGTGGTTACAATGTTTACTGCAGTTTGCAGCTCATCCCAGGTCGAGGAAAGTTCGGTTAAGAACAATCTACCAGTTTCGGTTAATCCATAATATTTTCTTGGTGGTCCACTGGTAGATTCTTCCCATCGGTAGGAGAGGAGTCCGGCATTTTTAAGTCGGGTTAATAAAGGATATATCGTTCCTTCAACTACCAGTAATTTGGCATCTTTAAGGGTGTCTAAGATCTCTGCTACGTAAGCATCTTCATCTTTTAAAACCGAAAGTATACAATACTCCAGTACACCTTTACGCATTTGTGCTTTGGTGTTCTCTATCTTCATAGCGTTTGGTTTTGAATGTTTTTAAAATGTTCATTTTTTGATTGATGATTATTTTGGATGAATTTAATGACTAATCTAAATATGTTAGGGCATCTACAATTTTATAATTTGGGTTATCTTCTAGTAAGTCTTTTAAAATCCCAATATGAGCCTGTCCCATCATTACGTAGATTTTTTTACTTCCTGTTTTTAATTGTGTATTTAAAATGTTTGAATAAATTTTTATATTTCTGTCAAAAAATAAGCTAATATATTCGGCTCCTACGTATTTTTTTTCTTCAGAATTTAAATCTCTATAATCATTTCCTTCTTTATCAAAATCTCCATTTTGAACGTAAGCCGGAAAATTGAAAATTGCTCGATAAGAAAGATCTAGCATTTCGGGTTCATTAATCTTTTTCGTAAAATCATAAAGTGATAATCTATCTTCCATCACCTCTTTTCCCATAGGTCTTGCTTTTGTCTGAAGCTTTTTTAACTGGTCTTGGAAAAATTCAAAATGATCTCCTTCTTTTAGTAAATTTTGAGATGTAGAATTGTAGAAATCAATTCCGTAAATGTGATTTAAATTTAAGTGTTTTGCTAGTCTAAAACCTATCTGATAAATTTCACTGGCACCATATTCGAAATTTTTAAGATCGAATTGATCGTTTTGATAAAGCTTGTATAGACTGTCCGCCCAATGTTGCTCTTCAGGAGTTAATTCAACCATAATAGCATCAGGTTGAAACTTTGCAATTTTTGATGCAATTTTTTCGAGCTCTTTTTGCTTTTTAGGATTGAACATACTGGCTATCTCTGTACCGTTTTGCATCTGGTTAAGATGTGCAAAACCAATAAGCATTATTTCTATTTTTTCATTTGGCTGCGCAATACTAAAATTTGACTGTAAAGCAACTAAAATTGCAATGATGATTTTTGATATTTTGACTGATGGATTCATATTCGCTAAATTGATGTTTATTTTATTTTTTGATACACGATATCTTTTAGTGTGATGAAAGACTCATCGTTTATATTTTCGTAAACGATAGGAACTGCAACTTTTTTACCGTTTTTAAAATATTCGATGGTAGGAATACTTTTGGTAATCGTTTTTGTATAAATAATTACATCTACGGAAGATGAGCTTGTTGTCGTTAAGGTTAATTTCCCATGAATTGTTTTATTTTCTGTTTTTAGGCTTACTTTGTTGTTATCGAAAATGATCTTTTTAATTTTGTTTTCTCCTTCGTATAATTCCCACGTGCCTTCTAATTCGTAAGTTTCTATGTCAGAAAATTCATTCTTAATTTTTACACAAGAAATATTAAGTAAAAAGATAACTATTAGGCTGGTATTTAGTAGTTTTTTCATGATGGATTTATTGAATAGGTTCGTTTTCAGTGCTATCTTTCTTAATAAAACTGATACATAATGGGAATTTAAATTCCTTTCCTTCACTTGCGTTTTTAGCAGCGCTGATCACTGCATAGAGTTCAAAAACAATAAGTCCAAGAAAAAATAGGGCTCCAGTAACAAGAATGACTAAAAACTGTAGAAAATTACGGTCTTCGCCGGGATAAATTTTAATGGAATATTGATCATATTCAAAAAACTCATTAGGAATTCTAGCCCCTAAAATTATGATTGTAGCAATGAGGAAACAGGCAATGATAATGTAATAAAGTAATAAACTTAACTGAAAATTTACAGCATTCCGGCCGTGATGATTTATAAATTCTTTTTCCTTACCAACCAGCCAGATAATTACTGGGAAGATAAAATTTCCAAATGGGATAAATAGTTTAGAGAAGACCGAAAGATGGATGATAGTGGCTAAGGTTTGGTCTTGCTTTTTAATTGCTGATGATTCCATTGTGTTTTCTTTTTAATAAACCGGACTTAAAATGATGGTTTTTGATGTTTTTAAGTCCGGTTTTAATACCCTGATGAAGGATGATTTTGATTGATAAACCCTTTAATTCTTAACTCATTAAATTTAGAAATTACTATACCAGTTAATTTCTAATACAAATATATGGTTAAAAGAAGGTATTTTGCAAAGCATAGTACTTAAATTTAACATTTAATTAAGATTTTTGTTTCTCAAGGGATTTAAAATAAAATAAATATCTTTAAAGGAAATAACTAAAAGAATGGGAATAAGTGCGAAGAAGCTCAATCACTTTGTAATGTTCAAATTACCAAGCGCATGGCTATGCGGTGTAAGAGTCAAAGCGATTTCAAAAACAGATTGTAGTGTAGGAGTAAAACATAAATGGATTAATCAAAATCCATTTAAAAGTATGTATTTTGCGGTACAGGCTATGGCAGCCGAGTTGAGTACCGGAGCCTTGGTGATTTCAAAAATTAGATCCCAAAAACAACCAATATCAATGTTGGTGGCTCAAAATAAATCTGTTTTTTCAAAAAAGGCAACCGGTAAGATTCTTTTTAAATGTACAGATGGGGCCCTAATAGATAAAGCCATTGCAGCAACTTTGGAAACTGGTGAAGGACAAACCTTTTGGATGAAATCTTTAGGAACTAACGAAGAGGGAGTGGAGGTTTCATCATTCGAATTTGAATGGACTGTGAAAGTTAAAGCAAAGAAATAAACTTATAAATCCACTGTAACAATTTAAAGATTTCTACTTCTAATACGTACAATCATTAAAACTGAACTTATGAATTCACACGAGATAGATTACGAAATTTTTGGAGAAGAAATGCAGTATGTTGAGTTAGAGCTCGATCCGCAGGAAGCGGCCATTGCCGAAGCCGGAAATTTTATGATGATGGACAACGGTATTAAAATGGATACTATTTTTGGTGATGGAAGTAAGCAAAATGAAGGTTTTTTAGGCAAAGTACTGGGAGCGGGTAAACGTTTACTTACGGGAGAAAGTCTTTTTATGACCATTTTCTCTAATATAGGACAGGGTAAAAA from Zunongwangia profunda SM-A87 harbors:
- a CDS encoding DUF4442 domain-containing protein encodes the protein MGISAKKLNHFVMFKLPSAWLCGVRVKAISKTDCSVGVKHKWINQNPFKSMYFAVQAMAAELSTGALVISKIRSQKQPISMLVAQNKSVFSKKATGKILFKCTDGALIDKAIAATLETGEGQTFWMKSLGTNEEGVEVSSFEFEWTVKVKAKK
- a CDS encoding PspC domain-containing protein, with amino-acid sequence MNKTININLAGMFFHIDEDAYKKLQHYLDAIKRSFTDKQGRDEIILDIEARIAELFSEKRADKSQVISMKDVDEVIAIMGQPEDYMVDEDIFEDEPEAASTKKAKKASIKRLYRDTENSYVGGVSSGLGHYLEIDAIWVRLLWVVLTLASSGIFLLIYIAFWIFTPEAKTTAEKLSMRGEEVTISNIEKKIREGFDNVSEKVKNVDYQKYGNRAKAGAGSAASAFGRIVNVILRIIVAFVGIVILLTAGSGLIGLFISLFTFGTFGIIDAPWNDYLMMHISGTSVWIGAIFSFFAIGVPLFFLFVLGLKILVKNLKSIGTTAKLVLLGLWILSVIGLAVIGIKEATSRAFDEEIMQTYSIPIKQQDTLHIEMRNNGIYSPYVSRHYNMKLKYDENDNKVLYNEDIGLIIRSTQDSVARLEIIKSAEGKSVLDAKKRAENIDYQFKTDGNTLYLDSYFLIRDELLARDQEIDMTLWLPEGSFFIANENTYYYHRNSYSSDDILQNGQEGHLLKVEENRAVCQDCPIEVIEEDEDVFDSNEDTFNTTAQEEKYLEDQKNRIEKDTTSTEEPTDASDDFDAPVSKTNNGV
- a CDS encoding DUF5694 domain-containing protein; the protein is MNPSVKISKIIIAILVALQSNFSIAQPNEKIEIMLIGFAHLNQMQNGTEIASMFNPKKQKELEKIASKIAKFQPDAIMVELTPEEQHWADSLYKLYQNDQFDLKNFEYGASEIYQIGFRLAKHLNLNHIYGIDFYNSTSQNLLKEGDHFEFFQDQLKKLQTKARPMGKEVMEDRLSLYDFTKKINEPEMLDLSYRAIFNFPAYVQNGDFDKEGNDYRDLNSEEKKYVGAEYISLFFDRNIKIYSNILNTQLKTGSKKIYVMMGQAHIGILKDLLEDNPNYKIVDALTYLD
- a CDS encoding DUF4870 domain-containing protein: MESSAIKKQDQTLATIIHLSVFSKLFIPFGNFIFPVIIWLVGKEKEFINHHGRNAVNFQLSLLLYYIIIACFLIATIIILGARIPNEFFEYDQYSIKIYPGEDRNFLQFLVILVTGALFFLGLIVFELYAVISAAKNASEGKEFKFPLCISFIKKDSTENEPIQ
- a CDS encoding PadR family transcriptional regulator, whose product is MKIENTKAQMRKGVLEYCILSVLKDEDAYVAEILDTLKDAKLLVVEGTIYPLLTRLKNAGLLSYRWEESTSGPPRKYYGLTETGRLFLTELSSTWDELQTAVNIVTTQKKKNHE